The following coding sequences lie in one Maribacter forsetii DSM 18668 genomic window:
- a CDS encoding VOC family protein — translation MKQSIARIALVVDDYDKAIEFYTNKLDFLLVEDTDLGDGKRWVVVAPQGSKECSLVLSKADDEKQLASVGNQTGGRVFLFLYTDDFWRDYYKMMERKIKFVRSPEKMPYGMVAVFEDLYGNLWDLLEPVEMQQQQQQQ, via the coding sequence TTGAAACAATCCATAGCACGTATAGCACTAGTAGTAGATGATTACGATAAAGCCATTGAATTTTATACCAACAAATTAGATTTTTTACTGGTTGAAGATACCGACTTGGGCGATGGTAAACGTTGGGTTGTAGTGGCGCCACAAGGATCAAAAGAATGTTCTTTGGTACTGTCAAAGGCAGATGATGAAAAACAGCTGGCAAGTGTTGGAAATCAAACAGGTGGTCGCGTATTCTTGTTTTTGTATACTGATGACTTTTGGAGGGACTATTACAAAATGATGGAGCGTAAAATTAAATTTGTACGATCTCCAGAAAAAATGCCGTATGGAATGGTAGCGGTTTTTGAAGACCTTTATGGGAACCTGTGGGATCTGTTAGAACCAGTAGAAATGCAACAACAACAGCAGCAACAATAG
- a CDS encoding carbon starvation CstA family protein, which translates to MITFITSIILLVLGYITYGRFVDKTFQPNETEKTPAHTMEDGVDFVPMNSNRNAFIQILNIAGVGPIFGPILGALYGPIAFIWIVLGSIFAGAVHDYLTGMISLRFGGAHLPALASRFLGKSFSHVVNFFALLLLILVGTVFVTAPANMINDVIGSETSYLTIVLFAIFLYYIVATLLPIDKIIGKIYPVLGLLLILSAIGICIGMFVVGNPIPELTFQNMHPQNIPYFPVIFLTISCGALSGFHATQSPIISRTINNEKDGRKVFYGMMILEAAIAMVWAAASMSILDGDSLNELLQNGGPTAVVNKIATISLGTIGGTIAVLGVIVLPITSGDTSFRAARMIIADYLNIDQKVLKNRFMVAIPLFIVSFILTNMDFQLLWRYFSWANQVTASIALWIGAVYLYQKKTYYIIALVPAFFITSVVGSYIFYDPNVGLGLDIEISNWIGIGISAVLTVLFFRKLKDGTSAL; encoded by the coding sequence ATGATTACATTTATTACATCCATTATCCTATTGGTATTGGGTTATATCACCTACGGCAGATTTGTAGATAAAACATTTCAACCAAATGAAACAGAGAAAACTCCCGCACATACTATGGAAGACGGGGTTGACTTTGTACCCATGAACAGTAATAGAAATGCTTTTATTCAAATTCTGAATATAGCTGGTGTAGGTCCCATTTTTGGTCCCATATTGGGTGCTTTGTATGGTCCCATCGCATTTATTTGGATTGTGCTTGGGTCTATCTTTGCAGGTGCGGTTCATGATTACCTAACCGGTATGATCTCGTTACGTTTTGGTGGTGCACACTTACCGGCATTGGCATCGCGTTTTTTAGGAAAATCTTTTAGTCACGTTGTAAACTTCTTTGCGCTATTACTCCTAATTTTAGTAGGTACTGTTTTTGTAACTGCTCCCGCAAATATGATTAATGATGTTATAGGTTCAGAAACAAGCTATTTGACCATAGTACTTTTTGCCATATTTCTCTATTACATAGTTGCAACCTTATTACCAATAGATAAAATCATAGGTAAAATTTATCCTGTGCTTGGTTTGTTGCTCATATTAAGTGCCATTGGTATTTGCATAGGTATGTTCGTTGTAGGCAATCCTATTCCAGAGCTTACATTTCAAAATATGCATCCGCAGAACATACCTTATTTTCCGGTAATTTTCTTAACCATTTCATGTGGTGCCTTATCAGGTTTTCATGCTACGCAATCTCCCATAATTTCACGTACCATCAACAATGAAAAAGATGGAAGAAAAGTGTTTTACGGTATGATGATACTTGAAGCCGCTATTGCCATGGTCTGGGCGGCGGCGTCTATGAGTATTTTGGATGGAGATTCCTTAAATGAGCTTTTGCAAAATGGCGGACCAACCGCTGTGGTGAATAAAATAGCTACCATTTCTTTAGGAACTATTGGTGGTACCATTGCCGTTTTAGGTGTAATTGTATTACCTATTACATCAGGAGACACTTCATTTAGAGCGGCACGCATGATTATTGCAGATTATTTGAATATAGACCAGAAAGTATTAAAGAATAGATTTATGGTGGCTATTCCGCTCTTTATCGTTTCATTTATACTTACAAATATGGATTTTCAGCTATTATGGAGGTACTTCTCATGGGCAAACCAAGTAACTGCTTCCATAGCTCTTTGGATTGGTGCTGTATATTTATATCAAAAGAAAACGTATTATATCATTGCTTTAGTTCCGGCATTTTTTATTACGTCCGTGGTTGGTTCTTATATTTTTTATGACCCAAACGTTGGTTTAGGATTGGACATTGAAATTTCTAATTGGATAGGGATTGGAATTTCTGCTGTACTAACAGTGTTATTTTTTAGAAAGTTGAAAGATGGAACAAGTGCGTTGTAA
- a CDS encoding RidA family protein has product MKKPIDRLTILATLFAFAFVFQSCEQKQKEETKEVEKEVVVAPEKPEYFLLRPEVEKAYGYSHAVKIGNSIKISGAVSMDDEGNPTAIGDIEQQMKNCYADLEKILKHFDCTFDDVVKEDIFTTDMAQMLEKSAYRAEIYKNRFPTGSWLEVKGLALPEFMVEIELEVHESK; this is encoded by the coding sequence ATGAAAAAACCAATTGACCGATTGACAATACTCGCAACACTTTTTGCATTCGCTTTTGTATTCCAAAGTTGTGAACAAAAACAAAAGGAAGAAACTAAAGAAGTGGAAAAAGAAGTAGTTGTTGCACCCGAAAAACCTGAATATTTTCTATTGCGTCCAGAAGTAGAAAAGGCATACGGATATTCACACGCCGTAAAAATAGGGAATAGCATTAAAATTTCTGGAGCAGTAAGTATGGATGATGAAGGAAATCCAACGGCTATTGGCGATATTGAACAGCAGATGAAAAACTGTTATGCTGATTTGGAAAAAATATTAAAACACTTTGACTGCACATTTGACGATGTTGTAAAAGAAGACATTTTCACAACTGATATGGCACAAATGTTGGAAAAATCAGCATATCGAGCTGAAATTTATAAAAACCGGTTTCCAACTGGCTCTTGGCTTGAAGTAAAAGGATTAGCATTGCCTGAATTTATGGTTGAAATAGAACTTGAAGTACATGAATCGAAATAA
- a CDS encoding GNAT family N-acetyltransferase produces the protein MLPQIVISQSNSFVPVDFKVPDTLENQHFRIRMLTVNDVVKDYDAVMTSLSHLQEMFLPIWNWPTEDLSFEQDLIDLGWHQKEFQMRSSFAYTVVSLDESQVLGCLYIEPSKKADFDAVIYMWVRQSEVANGLDSILFSTVKKWIDNEWTFKNPAYPIREISLEKWMSMK, from the coding sequence GTGCTTCCACAAATAGTTATCTCTCAAAGCAACTCATTTGTACCTGTGGATTTTAAAGTCCCTGATACACTTGAGAATCAACATTTCAGAATTAGAATGCTGACAGTTAATGATGTTGTAAAAGATTATGACGCGGTTATGACGAGTCTTAGCCATTTACAAGAAATGTTCCTTCCAATATGGAACTGGCCAACAGAGGATTTATCATTCGAACAGGATTTAATTGATTTGGGATGGCATCAAAAAGAGTTCCAAATGCGAAGTTCGTTTGCGTATACTGTTGTAAGCCTTGATGAAAGTCAAGTACTTGGATGTTTGTATATTGAACCTTCCAAAAAGGCTGATTTTGATGCTGTAATTTATATGTGGGTCCGACAAAGTGAGGTTGCAAACGGACTTGACTCAATTCTGTTTAGCACGGTAAAGAAATGGATTGACAACGAATGGACTTTTAAGAACCCTGCATATCCCATTAGGGAAATAAGTTTGGAGAAATGGATGTCAATGAAATAA
- a CDS encoding SulP family inorganic anion transporter, with the protein MNLFKHWKKDLPASLVVFFVALPLCLGVALASGAPPFAGLIAGLIGGVLVGYLSGSSIGVSGPAAGLVVIVFNAIADLGSYELFLTAVILAGIIQILLGVFRAGVIGYYFPSAVIKGMLCAIGIMIFVQQIPLAFGFSGDVNTDRIDLSGLHDQITPGAILITIISLSILLIWDGILAKKSKIFKLVPAPLIAVIAGIVIYISFGKSGFLELHESQLVSVPIPKDVASFMGQFTLPDFSALADKKVYITAFTIAIVASLETLLSVEASDKLDPLKRQTPTNRELIAQGIGNSISGLIGGIPITQVVVRSSANVMSGAMTKLSAILHGILILISVIAIPTLLNLIPQAVLASVLLVIGFKLASPKSFIQMYKLGKAQFIPFIITVIGIVTTDLLKGILIGLTVGLIVVLLKSYYNSHQLLVKENNGKRNIFHINFAEEVTFINKGPIMKELDALKSDSYLELDFRKTKILDYDILEYLDEFSIKAKNNNINIKMIAEKETLDNPDSFRRYFGHQVFHLEH; encoded by the coding sequence ATGAATTTATTCAAACATTGGAAAAAAGACTTACCCGCAAGTCTTGTTGTATTCTTTGTCGCATTACCACTATGTTTAGGTGTCGCTTTAGCAAGTGGAGCACCGCCTTTTGCCGGACTAATAGCGGGTTTAATTGGTGGTGTTTTAGTTGGCTATCTTTCTGGTTCATCTATTGGGGTAAGTGGTCCGGCTGCAGGTTTAGTTGTAATAGTGTTTAATGCTATTGCTGATTTAGGAAGCTACGAACTTTTTCTTACCGCTGTAATTTTAGCTGGTATCATTCAAATTCTACTAGGTGTATTTCGTGCAGGCGTAATTGGATATTATTTTCCTTCTGCCGTAATTAAAGGTATGTTATGTGCCATAGGGATCATGATTTTCGTACAACAGATTCCTCTAGCATTTGGCTTTAGCGGCGATGTCAATACCGACAGAATCGATTTAAGCGGATTGCATGATCAAATTACCCCTGGCGCCATATTAATTACAATTATTTCACTAAGTATATTGTTGATTTGGGATGGTATTCTAGCAAAAAAGAGTAAAATTTTCAAACTCGTTCCTGCTCCTTTAATAGCTGTAATTGCGGGAATAGTAATTTATATCAGTTTTGGAAAATCTGGTTTTCTTGAGTTACACGAAAGTCAGCTAGTAAGTGTACCTATACCTAAAGATGTAGCTTCTTTTATGGGGCAATTTACACTCCCAGATTTTTCTGCATTAGCAGATAAAAAGGTATATATAACAGCCTTCACCATAGCCATTGTAGCTAGCTTAGAAACTTTATTGAGTGTTGAAGCTTCAGATAAGCTTGACCCCTTAAAAAGACAAACACCCACCAATAGAGAGCTGATCGCCCAAGGTATTGGAAATAGTATTTCTGGTTTAATTGGTGGTATACCCATAACGCAAGTTGTTGTTCGTAGTTCTGCAAATGTAATGAGCGGAGCCATGACCAAACTTTCCGCCATTTTGCATGGTATACTGATTCTTATAAGTGTTATTGCAATCCCTACCCTACTGAACCTTATACCACAAGCTGTTTTAGCAAGTGTTCTTTTGGTAATAGGTTTTAAACTTGCTAGCCCTAAATCTTTTATTCAAATGTATAAGTTAGGTAAGGCGCAGTTTATTCCATTTATTATTACGGTAATCGGTATTGTAACTACAGATTTATTAAAGGGTATTTTAATAGGGTTAACCGTAGGTTTAATTGTAGTTCTTTTAAAGTCATATTACAACTCTCACCAATTACTGGTAAAGGAGAACAACGGTAAAAGAAATATATTTCACATAAATTTTGCCGAAGAGGTTACCTTTATCAACAAGGGCCCAATCATGAAAGAGCTAGATGCCTTGAAAAGTGATTCTTATCTTGAATTAGATTTTAGAAAAACAAAGATACTTGACTATGATATTCTTGAATATTTAGATGAATTTTCCATTAAGGCGAAGAATAATAACATCAATATTAAAATGATTGCTGAAAAGGAAACTTTAGATAATCCGGACAGTTTTAGAAGATACTTCGGACACCAAGTATTCCATTTAGAGCATTAA
- a CDS encoding DUF998 domain-containing protein: MTNKLVAYIGILGVSLFAIAAIVGPLLIDDYSVVSQYISESFAINTQYGKYLQYFGYIPSGILITIFCFSAPRKLPSSKLIVAGFFGLALFYGLGTILVGIFPCDAGCPTDVIDSSLAQLIHNAVASLTYIFFPICLIGIGLGLKKFENYERLSQIAMITGIISGIFIFSLFSDPNSGYRGILQRIIETSFIVFMVSSSLRIAKDTGK; this comes from the coding sequence ATGACCAATAAACTAGTAGCATACATAGGAATTTTAGGAGTAAGTTTATTTGCGATAGCCGCCATCGTGGGACCGTTATTAATTGATGATTACAGTGTAGTAAGTCAATATATTAGTGAATCTTTTGCTATAAATACCCAATACGGTAAATACTTGCAGTACTTCGGATATATACCTAGCGGAATTCTAATTACCATTTTCTGTTTTAGTGCTCCCAGAAAATTACCAAGTTCAAAACTGATCGTAGCCGGTTTTTTCGGTTTGGCACTTTTCTACGGGTTGGGAACCATCTTGGTAGGAATTTTTCCGTGCGATGCGGGGTGCCCAACAGATGTTATCGACTCTAGTCTTGCACAACTTATACATAATGCAGTGGCTTCTTTGACTTATATCTTTTTTCCAATTTGTTTAATTGGCATAGGATTAGGGTTAAAGAAGTTTGAGAACTACGAGCGTTTATCTCAAATAGCAATGATCACAGGAATAATAAGTGGCATTTTTATATTCTCGCTATTTTCCGACCCCAATTCGGGTTACAGGGGAATTTTACAACGGATAATAGAAACCTCTTTTATTGTTTTTATGGTTTCTAGTTCGTTGCGAATTGCCAAGGATACGGGAAAATAG
- a CDS encoding sigma-70 family RNA polymerase sigma factor has translation MTFNEIWDKHKGHLLNFIKTKIDDEHNAEDILQEVSIKLHGNLNRKTEIKNHKTWLFQVTRNTIADYYRKNKKHSELSINQSEININSSACVCDLSGFVIQTYLPEKYSRPLYLSDIDQKPQQEIAELLDLSLTATKSRIQRGRKKLKELVSDCIDISYNNKDQVSDFQLKNNCELPQELKTEMERINLIP, from the coding sequence ATGACATTTAACGAAATCTGGGATAAACATAAAGGTCATTTACTTAATTTCATCAAAACCAAAATTGATGACGAACATAATGCAGAAGATATTTTGCAAGAAGTTAGTATAAAACTACATGGCAATTTAAATCGTAAAACAGAAATCAAGAACCATAAAACTTGGCTCTTTCAAGTAACTAGAAATACAATTGCAGATTATTATAGAAAGAACAAAAAACATTCTGAATTATCAATAAACCAATCTGAAATTAATATCAATTCAAGTGCTTGTGTATGTGATTTATCAGGTTTTGTAATTCAAACTTATTTACCCGAAAAATATAGCAGACCACTTTATTTAAGTGATATTGATCAAAAACCACAGCAAGAAATTGCTGAATTGCTTGATTTGAGTCTAACAGCAACAAAATCAAGAATACAAAGAGGACGAAAAAAATTAAAAGAGTTAGTAAGTGATTGTATTGATATTTCTTATAACAACAAAGATCAAGTCTCTGATTTTCAGTTAAAAAATAACTGCGAACTTCCTCAAGAATTAAAAACTGAAATGGAAAGAATAAATTTAATTCCATAA
- a CDS encoding Dps family protein, with protein METLNKNVGLNQDYKIEISDKLNVLLANYQIHYMNLRGMHWNVKGSNFFLLHEKFEELYTEATETVDEIAERILTLDQQPLHTFEDYLDNKTIRIIKEVSDGATGISLLIDNLNELLIQEREILEFSSDNDDEGTVTLISDLISGQEKLIWMLKSTLK; from the coding sequence ATGGAAACTTTAAATAAAAACGTGGGATTAAACCAAGATTATAAAATAGAAATCAGTGATAAATTAAACGTTCTATTAGCTAATTATCAAATTCATTATATGAACTTGAGAGGTATGCACTGGAATGTAAAAGGGAGCAATTTCTTTCTATTACATGAGAAATTCGAAGAGTTATATACTGAAGCTACTGAAACAGTTGATGAAATTGCTGAGCGTATTTTAACTTTAGACCAACAGCCTTTACATACGTTTGAAGATTATTTGGACAACAAGACCATTAGAATTATTAAAGAAGTGTCTGACGGTGCTACCGGTATTTCTTTACTTATAGATAACTTGAACGAGTTATTAATTCAGGAAAGAGAAATTTTAGAATTCTCTTCTGACAATGATGATGAAGGTACGGTTACCTTAATCAGTGATTTAATATCCGGACAAGAAAAATTAATCTGGATGCTTAAATCTACATTAAAATAA
- a CDS encoding sterol desaturase family protein yields MKHKITSSLVVPTLLILTGIFSYLTLQNNWNFEIVSFSIFLFTLFSILILERIIPLKKEWKPNKQELWTDIKHFIFSTAIFDAFGKMLALSLVIYLQEKIITTTNFWNSLPFLATYIIANLIGEFLPYLYHRISHKGNTKSYVSFLLWKIHSIHHLPTSLNWFKTNWIHPINIFLNTFLKMTPILLLGFSQEIIFLVGITHVVIAYISHANIQTKKSFWDYLIVTPQIHHFHHSKKLEEAKNFGNIFPFWDILFGTYYNRKGAVAEVGVIKNYKTNYPKDKEYFKQLLFPITTTKECCE; encoded by the coding sequence ATGAAACATAAAATTACATCCTCACTAGTTGTACCAACATTATTAATTTTAACAGGCATATTTAGTTATTTAACACTTCAAAATAATTGGAATTTTGAAATAGTATCCTTTTCCATTTTCCTCTTTACCCTTTTTTCCATTTTAATTTTAGAGCGAATCATTCCGTTAAAGAAAGAATGGAAGCCTAACAAACAGGAACTTTGGACTGATATTAAACATTTTATTTTTTCTACAGCCATATTTGATGCTTTTGGAAAAATGCTTGCATTATCATTGGTTATTTATCTTCAAGAAAAAATCATTACAACAACTAATTTCTGGAATTCCTTACCATTTTTAGCAACATACATTATTGCTAATCTGATAGGCGAATTTCTTCCTTATTTATATCATAGGATTAGTCATAAAGGAAATACAAAATCGTATGTAAGTTTTCTTTTGTGGAAAATACATTCTATTCATCATTTACCAACAAGTTTAAATTGGTTTAAAACAAATTGGATTCATCCTATCAATATTTTCTTAAATACCTTTTTAAAAATGACACCTATTTTACTTTTAGGGTTTAGTCAAGAAATTATTTTTTTAGTAGGTATTACACACGTAGTAATTGCCTACATCTCTCACGCAAACATTCAAACAAAAAAAAGCTTTTGGGATTACCTGATTGTAACACCTCAAATTCATCATTTTCATCACAGTAAAAAATTGGAAGAAGCTAAAAATTTCGGGAATATTTTTCCTTTTTGGGACATATTATTTGGTACATATTATAACCGAAAAGGTGCTGTTGCAGAAGTTGGAGTTATTAAAAACTATAAAACAAATTATCCAAAAGATAAAGAATACTTTAAGCAACTATTATTTCCGATAACGACCACAAAGGAATGTTGTGAATGA
- a CDS encoding metal-dependent hydrolase family protein, with protein MKSIIFLCLFSSYLGFSQTLLKPDRVFDGTEMHDDWVVLVEGNQITYAGSANGISLPNNTTEIDLTGSTLMPGIIEGHSHVLLHPYNETDWNDQVLKESPVERAVRGTVHVKNSLMAGVTTMRDLGAEGAGYTDVYLKKTIDKGIIDGPRLLVAGPAIVATGAYGPKGFHDGVTVPLGAEAASGVDQCIETVRRQMGNGADLIKIYADYRWTPGADSKATFLQEEINAMVATATTAGKYVVAHAGTPEGMKRAILGGVETIEHGDGGTMEIFKMMKDKGIGLCPTLAAGDAITQYRGWNKATDPEPERIKQKRKSFKMALDSGVQIVFGGDVGVFTHGENYREMELMVDYGMKPLAVLKSATSGNASMFHLDRLGSLKEGFLADIIAVKGNPVEDISSVKNVSFVMKDGVVYLE; from the coding sequence ATGAAATCAATAATTTTTCTCTGCCTCTTCTCTTCTTACTTGGGTTTTTCCCAAACACTCTTAAAACCAGACCGTGTTTTTGATGGTACTGAAATGCATGATGATTGGGTAGTTCTAGTAGAAGGAAATCAAATTACGTATGCAGGTAGTGCGAACGGAATATCCCTGCCGAACAACACCACAGAAATAGATTTGACTGGCAGTACTTTAATGCCTGGAATTATTGAAGGTCACTCCCATGTTTTATTACACCCATACAACGAAACAGATTGGAATGATCAGGTACTAAAAGAATCACCTGTTGAACGTGCAGTTAGAGGTACCGTTCATGTAAAGAATTCTTTAATGGCCGGTGTAACCACTATGCGAGATTTGGGTGCGGAAGGTGCCGGTTATACTGATGTATATTTGAAGAAAACTATTGATAAGGGAATTATAGACGGACCACGTTTACTGGTTGCCGGACCTGCAATTGTAGCTACAGGAGCATATGGACCAAAAGGATTTCACGACGGTGTAACTGTGCCCTTAGGTGCTGAAGCTGCAAGTGGCGTTGATCAGTGTATTGAAACTGTACGCAGACAAATGGGAAACGGTGCCGATTTAATAAAAATATATGCCGATTATCGTTGGACTCCCGGTGCCGATTCTAAAGCCACATTTTTACAGGAAGAAATTAATGCTATGGTTGCGACCGCTACTACAGCAGGTAAATATGTAGTTGCACATGCCGGTACGCCGGAAGGTATGAAAAGAGCTATTCTTGGTGGCGTGGAAACCATTGAACACGGTGACGGTGGAACTATGGAGATTTTTAAAATGATGAAAGATAAAGGTATAGGACTATGCCCTACCCTTGCCGCTGGTGATGCCATTACGCAATACCGAGGTTGGAACAAAGCTACAGACCCAGAACCTGAGCGTATTAAACAGAAACGCAAGTCTTTTAAAATGGCGTTAGATTCCGGTGTACAAATTGTATTTGGTGGTGATGTGGGTGTTTTTACCCACGGAGAAAATTATCGTGAAATGGAATTGATGGTAGATTACGGAATGAAGCCTTTAGCAGTCTTAAAATCTGCTACATCTGGTAATGCCAGTATGTTTCATTTAGACCGATTAGGGAGCCTTAAAGAAGGGTTTTTAGCTGATATTATTGCCGTAAAAGGGAATCCGGTAGAGGATATCTCTTCTGTGAAAAATGTATCTTTTGTAATGAAAGATGGGGTAGTTTATTTGGAGTAG
- the can gene encoding carbonate dehydratase — MKLDFYKSLIENNKKWVESKLDDDPDFFKKLEKGQQPPLLWIGCSDSRVPANEIIGGKPGEVFVHRNIANMVVHSDMNMLSVLDYAVNVLKIKHIIVCGHYGCGGVKAAMGSKSYGLADNWIRHIRDVYRQHQKELGDITNEEVLFDRFVEFNAMEQVYNLAKTSIVQSAWERGQELFLHGWVYGVGTGIIKDLEVNFSCNSQLEEFYKLGVI, encoded by the coding sequence ATGAAATTAGATTTTTATAAAAGCTTAATTGAAAATAATAAAAAATGGGTCGAATCTAAATTAGATGATGACCCAGATTTTTTTAAGAAACTAGAGAAAGGTCAGCAACCACCTTTGTTATGGATCGGTTGTTCTGATAGTCGCGTACCTGCCAACGAAATAATTGGAGGTAAACCTGGTGAGGTTTTTGTACATAGAAACATAGCCAACATGGTGGTACACTCAGACATGAACATGCTTAGTGTTTTAGACTACGCGGTAAATGTGCTTAAAATTAAACACATTATTGTATGTGGTCATTATGGGTGTGGTGGTGTAAAAGCTGCCATGGGAAGTAAATCTTATGGTTTAGCAGATAACTGGATCAGACATATTAGAGATGTCTACAGGCAACATCAAAAAGAGCTCGGCGATATAACAAATGAAGAGGTGCTTTTTGACCGTTTTGTTGAGTTCAATGCTATGGAACAGGTTTACAATCTTGCTAAAACTTCTATTGTACAAAGTGCATGGGAAAGAGGACAAGAATTATTTTTACATGGTTGGGTATATGGTGTAGGTACAGGAATTATAAAAGATTTAGAGGTTAATTTTAGTTGTAATTCTCAATTAGAAGAGTTCTATAAACTTGGGGTTATTTAA
- a CDS encoding sterol desaturase family protein, whose product MQIPEIPNLIHYAIPFFAVTVILEVILSVKIKLHDYEFKDAGTSIVMGLGNVAIGLITKGIALGFFYLLYNFWHLFEIPFAWWSWLLLLFAEDLCYYWFHRTSHVSRFFWASHIVHHSSKNYNLSTALRQSWSGGFYTFIFWTPLILIGFHPVMVLVQMSVSLIYQYWIHTEFITKMPKWFEAVFNTPSHHRVHHATNPQYLDRNHAGIFIIWDRLFGTFEPEVEKPVYGLVTNIDTYNPIKIAFGEWYKMLGDFFTSKTSIVNRFKYLTKPPGWKHDGTSMLSTDLRREWEEHNKLEL is encoded by the coding sequence ATGCAAATTCCAGAAATTCCTAATTTAATTCACTACGCTATTCCTTTTTTTGCGGTTACGGTAATTTTAGAAGTGATACTATCCGTAAAGATAAAACTACATGACTACGAGTTTAAAGATGCCGGTACCTCTATTGTTATGGGGCTGGGTAATGTTGCCATAGGTTTAATTACCAAAGGCATTGCATTGGGTTTTTTCTACTTGTTGTATAATTTTTGGCACCTTTTTGAAATCCCTTTTGCGTGGTGGTCATGGTTACTACTCCTATTTGCAGAAGACCTTTGTTACTATTGGTTTCATAGAACTAGTCATGTAAGTCGGTTTTTCTGGGCGAGTCACATTGTGCATCATTCCTCTAAAAATTACAATCTAAGCACGGCATTAAGGCAATCGTGGTCTGGAGGATTTTACACCTTCATTTTTTGGACGCCATTAATTCTCATTGGTTTTCATCCAGTGATGGTTTTGGTACAGATGTCTGTCAGTCTCATCTATCAATATTGGATCCATACCGAGTTCATCACTAAAATGCCCAAGTGGTTTGAGGCTGTTTTTAATACACCAAGTCACCATAGGGTGCACCATGCTACCAATCCGCAATACTTGGATAGAAATCACGCAGGTATTTTCATTATATGGGACAGGTTATTTGGCACTTTTGAGCCAGAGGTGGAAAAACCGGTTTACGGTTTGGTTACAAATATAGACACTTATAACCCTATAAAAATTGCCTTTGGGGAATGGTACAAGATGCTGGGTGATTTTTTCACTTCTAAAACCTCAATTGTAAACCGCTTTAAGTATTTGACAAAACCACCAGGCTGGAAACATGATGGCACCAGTATGCTATCTACAGATTTAAGAAGGGAGTGGGAAGAGCATAATAAGTTAGAATTATAA